One Spinacia oleracea cultivar Varoflay chromosome 4, BTI_SOV_V1, whole genome shotgun sequence DNA segment encodes these proteins:
- the LOC110775837 gene encoding uncharacterized protein, which translates to MEYLSNWAVKEINMDLEAAGEARLLQLNELDELRFEAYENHRLYKKQTKKFHDKMIQKREFNIGDKVLLYNSRLRLFSGKLKSRWSGPFTSTEVKEHGAIEVASENGTKFKVNGQRLKLYTEGAFIGKLEMIYLSDPPIDA; encoded by the coding sequence ATGGAATATCTCTCTAATTGGGCCGTCAAGGAGATCAATATGGATTTAGAAGCGGCAGGTGAAGCGAGACTTCTTCAATTGAATGAACTAGATGAACTTCGGTTTGAAGCTTACGAGAATCATAGGCTCTATAAGAAGCAAACGAAGAAGTTTCATGATAAGATGATCCAAAAACGAGAGTTCAACATCGGTGATAAGGTCTTGCTTTACAATTCACGATTACGGCTTTTTTCCGGAAAGCTTAAATCTAGATGGTCCGGGCCATTTACTAGCACCGAAGTCAAGGAACATGGAGCTATTGAGGTTGCTAGTGAAAATGGCACCAAATTCAAAGTGAACGGTCAGCGTTTGAAGCTATACACTGAAGGAGCGTTTATCGGAAAATTGGAGATGATCTATCTCTCCGATCCACCCATCGACGCTTGA
- the LOC110775838 gene encoding uncharacterized protein — protein MLENQVAQLADTLSQRQPGTLPGPPTPPHNRESANAITLRSGTKYDGPPMPIDDATFAKENTDGPEKAIFVEPKVPKVDNADDVGANKGKEKIANSLPIVHKLPFPHRMQKTKVDQQLGKFLAMVKNLEVTVPFTDLISQVPVYAKFLKEMITKKRDYGGVERVALTEECASVSVMPLSVCNRLNMGKLKCTQITLQMADRSIKYPLGILEDVLVRVGKFKIPVDFVVLDMEEDSQILIILGRPFLCTAGAVIDVKSGSLTLSVGDDTVTFNLTNVVKSPMLENTCCRIDIVEEISLNNIPRMLYDDLLLATLTLEARKGEGMLRLIP, from the exons ATGTTGGAGAATCAAGTTGCTCAACTTGCTGACACTCTATCTCAAAGGCAACCGGGTACACTACCAGGGCCACCTACTCCGCCCCATAATAGAGAAAGTGCCAACGCTATCACTCTTAGAAGTGGCACTAAATATGATGGACCCCCGATGCCCATTGATGATGCAACTTTTGCTAAGGAGAACACAGATGGACCAGAGAAAGCAATTTTTGTAGAGCCTAAAGTCCCGAAAGTTGATAATGCTGATGATGTTGGCGCAaataaggggaaagagaagattGCTAATTCTCTCCCTATTGTGCATAAGTTGCCTTTCCCTCACCGGATGCAGAAAACCAAGGTCGATCAACAACTTGGTAAGTTCTTGGCAATGGTCAAGAATCTTGAGGTAACGGTCCCTTTTACCGATTTAATATCTCAAGTTCCTGTTTATGCAAAATTTTTGAAAGAGATGATCACTAAGAAAAGGGATTATGGTGGTGTGGAGAGAGTCGCTCTAACTGAAGAGT gtgcaagtgtgtctgtcatgcccctTTCTGTCTGTAATAGGTTGAATATGGGAAAACTAAAATGCACACAAATCACGTTGCAAATGGCAGATCGTTCTATAAAGTATCCCTTGGGTATTTTGGAGGATGTTCTTGTCCGGGTGGGGAAATTTAAaattcctgttgattttgtgGTGCTAGATATGGAGGAGGATAGTCAAATTCTCATAATTTTGGGTAGGCCATTTTTATGTACTGCAGGTGCTGTTATTGATGTCAAGTCTGGGTCTCTTACTTTGAGTGTTGGTGATGATACTGTTACTTTTAATCTAACTAATGTTGTGAAGTCTCCTATGCTTGAGAATACTTGTTGCAGGATTGACATTGTAGAAGAGATTTCTCTAAACAACATCCCTAGGATGTTGTATGATGATCTATTGCTGGCGACTCTCACCTTGGAGGCCCGAAAAGGAGAAGGGATGTTGAGATTGATTCCTTGA